GAAGTACGGCAAAGTCTCAGAATGTGACATTGTCAAAAACTATGGTTTCGTGCACATGAACAACATGTCCGAGGCAGAGGAGGCCATACAAAACCTCCACCAGCACGAGCTGCACGGCTGGCGCATGAATGTGGAGATGAGCAAAGGGAGGCCCAAGTCCACCACCAAGCTGCATGTCAGCAACCTTGGCGAAGGGGTCACCAGCGAAGTTCTGAAGGCCAAGTTTGAAGACTTTGGCTCCGTGGTTGAGTGTGACATAGTGAAGGACTACGCCTTTGTTCACATGGAGCGAATGGAGGACGCCATGGATGCCATCGAAAAGCTGGACAACACAGCCTTCAAAGGTGAACTTTTGGGCAGGATAGAGCTAGTTGTCTTTGCTGTCTGTAGATACCAATGTGGATTCTGTTCTGTCGCCGTAGAGCTCTCGTGACAAGTAAAATCCActagctgatttttttttttcccttcactAATTGACCAGATGGACTGAGAGTAATCACTAAGTTTGGCAATGTCTCCAGCGGCAGTGTAACTGGTGAATAGGCACTGGCAGACAATGGCCTGCACCTGGCGCAGCAGATCATTCCGCTTCGCTCAGTGATTGTCCGTCAAATGCATTTAACGTGTTCTTATAGTCGGTAAGAGCCTGTCCGTGTCAGAACCCCACGGTCTCATGCGTGTCTTCTCTCTCCTTACAAGGCAAGCTGATGAGCGTACAGCTGTCCACCAGTCGGCTTCGCACTGCCCCGGGAATGGGAGATCATACCGGCTGCTATGTCTGCGGGAAACATGGTCACTGGTCGAAAGACTGCCCAGTCAGTCGGAACGGTAGCCACGGTGACGCCGCAAGAGGTCGCAGCGGGCGGGCCCCCCCACACGGCCCCCCAAGTTATGGCAGGGGCAGCTACGGGATGGCCGCACCTCCAGCAGCTGATTTCATGGGTGGCTCTGCGTATAGTCGGGCTAGTTACGTAGGTGGCTTTCCGCCGCCTCCCCCTCGCAGGCTCAGCTCTGAGCTGGGGGATAGGTACGCCAGCAGAGCAGGCCCCTACGCTGAGAGATCATCAGCTTATGATCGTGACCGTCTCTATAGCAGTGTTGACTATTATGAGAAGTACAGAGCTCGCCCTTATGGCTCAAGCTATTTCGAGGATCGTCGCATGCCCtatctcccccccccccccaccccccccttcctccctctcaaAGCTCTCCTCCGGTATAGATCCATACGACCGCCGGCCAATGCCTCCACCTTCTTCAGCCGCAGCAGCTGCATCATACTATGCACGAGACCGAAGCCCAATCAGAAGAGTACCAGCAGTCTCCCCAGCAGGCTACACCTTTGAGCGAACACGGCTGTCGCCGGAGTCAGGCACCAGGAGCTCCTATGGTGTGACACGACCCAAGGATAACTACACGCCACGCTATACGCCTTACTAAAGCCATGATGCCAAGGTGAGCAGCACGGTAAACAAAGTATGACCGTTAGTTTGACCTGAAGAGGGACATTTTACCATAAAACATCACTGGGATGTTGAAGTGGATTGTCACTGAAGCTGTGTCTCCGCTGTCTTTCTAGGTCTGTTTGTGAACTGCAGGACTTCCCCTTTGCTGACACTTCTTCAAGCTACATGATTCCAGCTGTCTGCAAGATGAAAGTGTATGACACGTCAAAACAATTAGGAATTGTGTTGGCATCTTCCAGGCACCTGCGATCCCAGCTGCCTGCAGAAGAATCATCCTTTCAGTCACATCCATATAACCATAAGGATGATTTAGAAAGCTGCACTGTTTGACACATAAAACAGTAATTTGCTCACTCGCTCTGCAGCTTCTCAGTTCGGTTTTTAtccatgtctttttttcatattgtgtttCTTCCTCACAAGAAGCAAATTGTTAAATTCTGCAAATGTTAATTGTTTGgcttctgtttcttatttagAAAAAGAGTTTTCGTTTTATCATTGTATGAACATTTATCTTCCTTTTTGAATGGGATGAGGGTTAACGCGTGCTCTATCAGTTGATTGTagtgcagaagaagagagacacgTCTTGACATGATCTGGGGTCAGTTTTATGGATGTGGATAAAGAATGAATTTGACAATATGCTGTGGAGGTCCATGACTCATCAGGTGTGTTTTATTGCAACTAAAATTAAATCCTGCTGGAGGTCAGCACACACAGTAAGCTGTCTTATGTTGGGTGGgaaaagactttttttccctctctgcagcacagggAACGAACTCAGTGATACACACTGAACAAGACATGAATCCATATCCAT
Above is a genomic segment from Larimichthys crocea isolate SSNF chromosome XIV, L_crocea_2.0, whole genome shotgun sequence containing:
- the LOC104935673 gene encoding RNA-binding protein 4.1, with translation MVKIFIGNLACNATAEELRELFEKYGKVSECDIVKNYGFVHMNNMSEAEEAIQNLHQHELHGWRMNVEMSKGRPKSTTKLHVSNLGEGVTSEVLKAKFEDFGSVVECDIVKDYAFVHMERMEDAMDAIEKLDNTAFKGKLMSVQLSTSRLRTAPGMGDHTGCYVCGKHGHWSKDCPVSRNGSHGDAARGRSGRAPPHGPPSYGRGSYGMAAPPAADFMGGSAYSRASYVGGFPPPPPRRLSSELGDRYASRAGPYAERSSAYDRDRLYSSVDYYEKYRARPYGSSYFEDRRMPYLPPPPTPPFLPLKALLRYRSIRPPANASTFFSRSSCIILCTRPKPNQKSTSSLPSRLHL